Proteins encoded within one genomic window of Dasypus novemcinctus isolate mDasNov1 chromosome 17, mDasNov1.1.hap2, whole genome shotgun sequence:
- the LOC101441330 gene encoding phosphoglycerate mutase 1-like encodes MAAYKLVLIRHGKSAWNLENRFSGWYDADLSPAGHEEAKRGGQALRDAGYEFDICFTSVQKRAIRTLWTVLEAIDQMWLPVVRTWRLNERHYGGLTGLNKAETAAKHGEAQVKIWRRSYDVPPPPMEPDHPFYSNISKDRRYADLTEDQLPSCESLKDTIARALPFWNEEIVPQIKEGKRVLIAAHGNSLPGIVKHLEGLTEEAIMELNLPTGIPIVYELDKNLKPIKPMQFLGDEETVRKAMEAVAAQGKAKK; translated from the coding sequence ATGGCTGCCTACAAGTTGGTGCTGATCCGGCACGGCAAGAGCGCCTGGAACCTGGAGAACCGCTTCAGCGGTTGGTACGACGCCGACCTGAGCCCAGCGGGGCATGAGGAGGCGAAGCGCGGCGGGCAGGCGCTGCGAGATGCTGGCTATGAGTTTGACATCTGCTTCACCTCAGTGCAGAAGAGAGCAATCAGGACCCTGTGGACTGTGCTAGAAGCCATCGACCAGATGTGGCTGCCAGTAGTGAGGACTTGGCGCCTCAATGAACGGCACTATGGGGGTCTGACTGGCCTCAATAAAGCAGAAACTGCTGCCAAGCATGGCGAAGCCCAAGTTAAAATCTGGAGGCGCTCCTATGATGTCCCACCACCACCGATGGAGCCAGATCATCCCTTCTACAGCAACATCAGTAAGGATCGCAGGTATGCAGACCTCACTGAAGATCAGCTCCCCTCCTGTGAGAGTCTAAAGGACACTATTGCCAGAGCCCTGCCTTTTTGGAATGAAGAAATTGTTCCCCAGATCAAGGAGGGGAAACGGGTATTGATTGCAGCACATGGCAACAGTCTTCCGGGCATTGTCAAGCACCTGGAGGGTCTCACTGAAGAAGCTATCATGGAGCTGAACCTGCCCACTGGTATTCCCATTGTCTATGAGTTGGACAAGAACTTGAAGCCAATCAAACCTATGCAATTCCTAGGGGATGAAGAGACTGTACGGAAGGCCATGGAAGCTGTGGCTGCCCAGGGCAAGGCTAAGAAGTAA